Proteins encoded together in one Amphritea japonica ATCC BAA-1530 window:
- a CDS encoding septation protein A, translating into MKLLLDFLPVIIFFIVYKSTDDIILATAILIPATLLQMLYTWIKTHKIEMIQLVTLGLVVVLGGATIIFQDKTFIQWKPTVVTWLFATAFLGSQFIGDKTIIQRLMAGTIEMPAHAWKQLNLAWVIFYLILGAINLYVAYTMSEETWVNFKLFGMLGLTVIFILLQGFYISKHIEPETTETKHENDN; encoded by the coding sequence ATGAAACTACTTTTAGATTTTCTGCCCGTTATTATCTTCTTTATTGTTTACAAAAGCACCGATGATATTATTTTGGCAACCGCAATTCTCATTCCAGCCACTCTGTTACAGATGCTATACACCTGGATTAAGACCCATAAAATCGAAATGATTCAGCTGGTCACATTGGGACTCGTTGTGGTCCTGGGCGGGGCGACCATTATCTTTCAGGATAAAACGTTTATACAGTGGAAACCTACGGTTGTTACGTGGTTATTTGCTACAGCATTCCTGGGCAGTCAGTTCATTGGTGACAAAACAATTATACAGCGACTGATGGCGGGAACCATTGAGATGCCTGCGCACGCATGGAAGCAACTTAACCTGGCCTGGGTTATTTTCTACCTTATATTAGGAGCAATTAACCTCTACGTAGCCTACACTATGAGCGAAGAGACTTGGGTTAACTTCAAATTATTTGGCATGTTAGGGCTCACCGTTATTTTTATCCTGTTACAAGGCTTCTATATATCAAAACATATTGAGCCTGAAACAACTGAAACAAAGCACGAAAACGATAATTAA